The sequence TAAGAAATAAAATTTTAGAAACTTGAGTCATACAGACTGATTTCTTTGAGATGAGTGCACAACAGTAATTGCCCCACTGTTGGTATAAACCACACTACACGTCATTTGCCATAATGACAATAGTGCAATATTGTCATTCAGGGACCCACTAAATTTGGCGGTACAACAGTGAAACCTTCTATTCTGTATATAAGTTGCTGGCTAGTTGACACAGTGAACATTATGTCAAGGGAAAAACTGAATTGTTGTGAATTGGTGTCCTACTGTGACCTGTGACTTCTGACTGGACTTCATTACCTACTACGCTACCATCACCATCTTTTCATGCCATCAGTCTGATATTGCATCCATTGCTCAACAGGCGGGGTTGCCACTGTTGTTATTCAGAGTGAGTGCAGAAGAGGGGAAAAGACATTATCAAGTATAGAGTGGTGAGTGACAGTTAGACAAACAAAGTGGTTTCAGAAGATGTTCATACCGTCCACCAAGCCGAGCTGCTTCCGCTGCACCTCTTTGCGGTATTCGTCTAATGCCTTGTCTGTGAGCTCATTGAAGGGATTCGGGGGCTCAGGCTCAGGCGTGCTGGGCTGCGGTGGAGGGCCGTCTACTTTTTCTGGAGACTGAATGCAGAAATACATTCATCAATTTGCCGGATTGCAACAAATTACAGGTTTGGTCCTCCTGGAGGAACATATGACGAAATGTGTAAACGActgaatgaatttaaaaaagaatctGGTCCCACTCACCGGCGGACTGTTGTCTGTGATAACACTGGCGAGCACTTGCGACTGGGGCCCGGCGGACTTCATGTCCTGCCGGTTCTGCTCCCTGATCTAAACACAGTGAAAGTGTGAGGAGAATGTCTCTGTCCCCGTGTGGGTTTCAGAATGAACGGTCTCTGGAGGCTTACCTTGTTCCTTGTTTCTAGAACTTCCTGGGGATTTGTAAAAAGTGGGACAAACTGATTGGGGTTCTCAATCTTAATGGCCGTGCCACTACTCTGTGTAATCTCCTCTGTCCGTTGCCACTGGAAACACAATTTTACGGAATGACATCAATTGCATTTGTGTCATGCACACTTATCTATTTATGTCATTGGGACCGATGATGCAAAGCTGTGCCATTAATTCTTATTCAAGGGAAAACATTTAATGATCTTAAGATATaatccagcagggggcaggagAAGCACTGCAGTGTCCGGCATGGAAACTGGTCTTTCCCCTGCAATgcagagggatggagggagaggagacAGTAGGAGGTACAGGGAGTGGGGACAGAAGGAAAGGCCCCTCCCACTGATGCAAAGGCTCACCGGCTGCCTGCACTAGTTCATACTCATCTCTGGCCTTTTCTAGATTCTcatttttcacatattttttaaacataacaAATTATATACATTAAACGTGCACAATAAAATGTCtatattgtaattaaacatAGGCCTTCATTTGAAGTTCACACGCGTCTGATCTCCTCACCGTTGTacgttgatgtccagggctggCTTCCTCCTGGCTGACCTTCTGGTACATGTTGGGGGTGTTCAGCCATCGCGtcttctcctgctgctgacGATGAGAGTGGGGCTGGAGGCGAGGGTGGGAGCGCACCCCTTCTTCCTCAAAGTTAAAGGCGGTGACGGTGGCTGgcacctccacctccctccTGGTCCGGGAGCGCTCCAGCAGCACCGGAAAGCGGTAAGCATAGCCTGTGCGGTACCCCTGTCAAGATGGAGCGGTATGTGGAATATGTGTGGAAGAGTacgtatttatgtattattccTAATACATAGATGTTTTAATACATATGAAGCCCAGCAACTTCTAACGCTTCATAAATGGAATAAGATCACCACTGCTTGACTAATCTTAAAAATCTTTGAAGCTGTTTAATTTGGTAATTGTTCAAATCGACGCCTTTAAATGTCTTACCAGGTTGTCCAATGTTCTCATGAGGGCTTCAAATTCATGCTCTCCAAGTCGGCTCTTATGCATAGGGCCAAAGGTGGACCCTGCCCAGCCCACAGTACCTGTGGGATTGGGTCTGTGAGTGGCACGGTCCAGCATGATTAAATTCTGCTCGCCTCCAGCACTACACAGAGCTGATACCTGTCGGGACACCACACACGCCCATAGCATACACATCCATAGACTTATACacatctttttcatttctttcaccTCATTTATCATTCAGAATGATCACCTGAATCTGACAGGCTGCCTGGATGTGGTAGATGGTGTAAAAAGCCTCTTCTACAGACTCTCCCAGGGCAACAATGCCATGGTTCCTTAGCACCAGGACCTTGGCAACAAAAAGTCAAGCAACTGTCACCAGAACAATGTTTTTTACAGATGCAGTAATTACCCATTTTTATCATGTAAAATGTAGTtagatgcattttaaatatataatctcTACCTTGCAGGTTGGGCCCAGACTCTTCTGCAGCTCCACCctatcctcctcttcctccattaCTCCATAATAGTCATAATATGCAACCTCACCCACTAGCAGAGCTTCATGGGACAGAGGCAGCAGGCCACACTTCATGGCAGAAACCTGTATCGAATACCAGTCATTAGCTCAAATGTTAAAAATTATTGATTAATTTGCTCTTGTAGTATTTTGCAAGCTGTCATTTAACATGACATTTGAAACTCCATTGCATTTCTGTAGTACAATATATATCTATAGACATGAGACATGACGCACTGCAGCAGTAGCAGGTGTATGAAGGTGCAGCAGGCAGCGCACATCCGGACGGGTGGAGTAGATGGCAGAGTGCAGACTGAACCCTGCCAGATCGATGCCCAGGTTGGTGCTGCCCCTCTCCACCACCTCTCCTAAGATGTTCACTTTTACCTGGACACAGAATGAGAAATGAGCAACAAAATTGTGAATCATCTGTCACAGCTTTATATTTTCCCACAACTTAATGTAGCATAATACATTTTCTGACTACtacatgtaataatgtaattttattgtGCAGCTCTACACCTTTATTTAAAGTCCCTAAATTATGTACAGAACATCTAAAATAAGAACATAACTATTGTAGTGTCTATGTTTGTCTTTCAGCAGCATTCTTCTCCAAGCACAACAGCCTTTCAATACAATTTTACTGTTTAAGCACAACTATattagcatttacagcatttatttattagcaattattagcaataaataaataaataaataaataagcattctTTGTTGTTTGGAATCTCACCAGGCTGGAGGCTGTGACCTCTCCATACGCCAGGCCGTCCGGCAGAACCAAGAAGTGCTCCTGCTCTTTACTCACGCGCATCTGCGAGGGAGAGCAGTCGGCCAATCAGGTGTGAGCGGAATGAAAGAGTGCATGTGACGGTGCACGAGGCGGAAGGTTTCTCACCGTGAGGCAGGTGTGGTTCAGCTGGGCCCAGCCGTAAAGATCCAGCAGACGATGCACACTGGCCAGCTTACAGCGCATCAGCCTCTCCCCCTTAACCATAGAGCCTGGTTCCCATCCGTGGAGGTCGTTTATAGGAGTGACCATGGCTACAGCTGGAGGAACAAGAACACTCAAATTTTATATCAGCCTATTAAAATATCAGCTCCTGTTTATTATCCAGTAAATCTTAATTATGACACCAACCAGATAACTAGAGAGGGTGAAGGTGTTTAAAGTGTGTAGGTTTTGTTGATCTTGGTACATTTGGTACATTAACCAACGTCACAAGTTCACTCTGCTGTTCACtgttgtacaggaatgcagtggGAACAGGAAAGTGTTGACTGGGCAGTTGCTCAGCTCAGCCATTTGACATTAAGGCTGACTTTACACTGCAGGTCTTCATACCCTGTTCAGATTTTTGGCCCATTTCTGgtattctttacattttttacatttatataaaattttaaatgtaaaatatatattttgttctgtttttacaCCAGGTCAATGCTTGCCAATGTTCCACATGTGAAAAAGGCACCACACACCACGTTAATGAATGACAAAGAAATAGGGCAATGCatgatggtggtagtagccactcgcctattaaccagaagacccaggttcacatcccacttactaccattgtgtccctgagcaagacacttgtccctgtaactactctggataagggcgtctgataaatgctgtaaatgtaaatgttgatgaggGGAGTCACAAAATAGTTTGAGAACCACGGTGGCCTGCGCATGAACATGTATTACGGCAACAAATCATACAAATTATCACACTTTTATGATTGTGTGGGGATATTCAATCTGTCTTTTTAGTCTAGTCACATTTACACAGATCCAATTCATATCCAATTTGTTAAAATTGCAAAAAGATCTGAATTGGCCTGACAGTGTAAACACAGCCTAAATACGTACTTGAAATGATGTTGGTTGTTGGTTGATGTGTATAGGACTGCTAAAATACAGCCACGTGTCTGTATATATACATGTCAGGTAAAAGATCTACATCCTCACACCAGTGTTGGACACACTACTCAGGACACTTTTAAATAGTAATAACATTACTTATTACATAGTAATCTGTTGCAAACATTGTAGCCGGTATAACAAATTATGAATCAATAATTGAAAGGATTGATGCTTTAATCTAATCAGATGTTTTAGCAAATcataagttgtattttttttttaatctgctttaAACCCTCAAAAAAgggcaaaataataattttacagtAATGAGTTACTACCCACACTGAGTAGACTGCAAACTGAGTTTTAGACATTTTTATCAATGGTGTTATTTTTGACTCCTACTTGAAGGAGACACTGGCAGGACGGCCGGGGAGCCTTGAGACGCCATGAAGTCAGCAATCTGCCGCAGAGCCCATAAGCTGGAAGAGCTTCCTCCCTTCTTCATCTGTTCCTGGATCAGCACGTCCAGTTCTTCCCTGAAAGACTGACACAGACACACGGGTGGAGGATGCATTAACATGAGTGCCCGGTAATGCCAAATTGTACAGGTAAAGTGCATGGACATATGGATAAAACGTACACTAACGCACACTCAGCACACAGCAAAGAGAAATCGCATTAGCTAAAGTgcctgcaaaacaaaaatacatgagATACTGCAAGCACATGAACGTCCTGGCGTTTTTAAATTCACCTTTTCATTAGCCTCTCGGTCCACCGTCCATTGCTCCCTGTGTCTAGTGTATATTTTGTTCTACTACCGTTCGGCCCCTCTCCTACTCCCTATACTTTATCTCTCCTTTTCCCCACCCACACTCTGCCTTTCTGTGGTGGAGCCGTCCGTCGTGTAGCTGCAGCTGTCAAGTGGTGATTCAGAACAGATTAAATCTGAGCTGTGGAGATAATCATATCTTTGCCCATCTAATGAGGGGGAAGGGAGCGGGCACAGAGGGAACGAGGCGGGACATTAAAAGGTGACACGGTAGAAGCGGAAGAGCCAGCAGAGGGCATGTGAGGAGGAGTGAACTTCTTGTCTTTGATTGCCCCACAGGCCATTATCAGACATCCGCTGACAGTAATCCACATCTCCGGTTTACAATTAATGTAATGGCAGGAAACTCAGAGTTTGATTCAGAGCAGCCTGGTGGTTCAACAAACTTCAGCTGATCCACAACATCAtgaattcagtaaaaaaaaaaaaaaacgacaaccTGTACAAAGTGAATGGAATGAACTGTGGAATAGAGCGTCGTTTTAATCAATAAACGTGAAAATGATGTACTCACAGGGCTCTGGAGGAGACTGGAGATGCGCTTCTTGTGGCCAGTGCTGGGGGTGGAATGAAGGGGGGACTGAATGGTGTCTGGGTCCACAGACTCCACATCAGTGGGGCTCTGCAGCCCGGGCGTGTCCTTTGGACTGGGCAAGGTGCTCATGATTTCAGCTTAAAGGGGGACGCCAGCACAGAAAAAAGGGGGCATCAGctgaggagaaaaaagaaacatgtttCTTTCAATGACCAAAATAAGAGCAATTCAATAGGAGCAAAAACTGTATGGTTAATGTAACATTTACACATTGTATgcgtgtatgtatatatacccATTTAAAGTTCAGAACCCTACAGACAAATGCTGGCCAGTGTTCTAGAATGTTTTCTAATTCACTGTCTGACAAAGCAGCAACCCACCCCAACTAGGAAGAATGGAGAGCGATGCGTAAGCATTTccatacaaacacagacacaatatGTTTGCAAACGTATTTGAAGAACAGAATTGAAAGAGCTGGATGAAGAATATATCATCCTCTGGTTTGGTCCTATAATATTATCACTTAGAATTAATAGGACAGGGCTGAACAGAGCCAATGAAAAGTGTTTACACCTCACcaatacgcacgcacacacacacacacacacacactactctgCAAAGAAGAGATAGCATGTAAGTCACCACACCCAAAGCTCTGACGTGTTACTCAGTAACTGCCACAAGTGAGCAGATCAATTTATAATAGCAGCTTAGAACCAAGGCAAAGCCATTAGAGCTATGCTAGCAATTGTGTAACATAACATTTTGTGGAACCAAATCAAATAAGTAACCATTTGGGCGTGTACAGAACCAAATGAAAATTCATCTCACGCTGAAAAACCGGGGAAAAAATTCCAACATTTAATTTAAGCAAATGTATTCAGTGAAAACCAAATGTTTTGTTCTCAACAACACCCCCATATGCCACAATTCTTGGAGACTGTTCATCATCATACAACCTCTTTGTTGCCAATGCAACAGCAGTGTAATGTTTTTCAAGGCCGAAGAATACACAGCAGTACATGTGAGACCGTTGTAGCTCTCTTTGAGAAGTCCTCCACCTTATTTTACAGCTGGGATTAGGCCATTCTTCACTTTATTTCTTCACAAAGTCTGTTTTGAATCATCAGACCATTTAACACAATTTCTGCAAAGAAccagaaatgtttttctgttctgCATTCGTGGGCTGTTGCATGCAAGCCTGTAACTGTTTCATTTATGTCAACTTTTTACTATTGTTAACAGTAGCAATTTGTATTCTTTTAATGACCTTTCATTTTCCAATGAAGATCAACACTCTTCACTCTTCTGCTAAAGGCCAAATAAACTGCAATTAACATCAAGGATAAGCCTACCATGGCAAGTTGTAAAAAGGGGAAATTACATAGCATGCCTTGTCTCAgattggttaaaagcatatAATTTGAACAAATCATAAAAGTGAATAATGGTTTGAACCGTCACAGTAGAGCCACAATGACAGAATGTCAGCAtcactgaaaatacagcagctctGAGCGTCCAACTGAGCGTCGAGCGAGCAGATTCTGTCCAGACCACCAGCCCATGAGAAGGAGCTTAGTGGAGGCTCAGCTGCTCAGAGCTCTGGCTGACAGCAGCTCTCTCTCTGGGGAGGGTTCTAATGACTGGGGCGTCTGAATGGTCTGGCTGCCTGACATCCTCCTTTCTGCTCCACGCGCTGGAGCTGCCCCATCATCCGTTATCCTCGGAGACACAGAGCCGGGCCGGCGACTTCGAAGGCTGCCTGTCAAGGTCTTCTTTTCTGCTCCAGTCCCATGTCCCATGTTCAATAAAAGCCCCAGTGAAAGACTCAGGTATACAAAGGTTTGCAGGATCCATTGATTGCTACAGTGGCTccattaatttaaaatgaagttCAGGTGAAAGGTCACGTCTGACTCCTCTCTCTGAATAATTTCCAAACATTTACAACCCCACCCCTTTACCCTCATCTCCATTTTCTCTAGGATGgcagaatgacacaaatgtgtGAGCAAAAGCCTGTCATATGTCCACCCAGAACTCCCAGCCAAATGGTTCCACACAACTGAACCCAGTACAATGAAATTCAGTTCAACCTGCATACAAGTATTTCTTTCTAAAATGATGAATTTAAAGCATgctttaaacatgcacacatccATTGATGCACTtcgttcaaataaaaaaaaagcataaaatatgCTTATTACATAAGTGATTACACTATAATCACTTACACTTACAATGCACAGGTTAAAATGGGGAGGTGGTGCAAAAAATAGCTATTCCAGTTGCCTGGTATATTAATATAACGTCACCTAAGATCAATAACAGCAGAATGGCTTCCCAGCTAATGAAGACTGTAGAGTTCACGGGTGACTGTGCTCAGACAGGAGACGGTTTTCCCCAGAGGGGATAAAAGGTCTCATATGTTCTTAGGagacactgatacacacacagagagaaagacacacacacttacacacccacctcacaaaaaaaggaagttgTGAATGAATCTGCTCAAAATATGTCTTGCTTCTGCACGCTTCAATTAATAActattaaaaagtaaataacattttgtaaattgtgTATGTGGAAATTTCATCCTATCTTCTCAAATATGAAACAACGTGCCAACCATCTCGCCCGGTCCATTAGGCCTGGTGCTTTCATACAATAGCTGGCGGTGCCTCCCTGATCCCGCCCAGCTGCCTGCGCACGGCTGCCTAGCAACAAGgctgcagcagcatcagcaccgcggagcggcgcggcgcggcagGCGGGAGGGATTTAACCCGCTGTACTCCGGTGGAGACCAGACGCCGATCGCTGTCCTCGGTATCATATTGCACAGGAAATTGCGTTCGGACCGCGGTTAAGCACTTTCGTGCTTTCCATGCGGCTGCACGTCGTGATAAAATGCACACCGTTCATGATAGAATGCATTGCACGACGGCGGGTTTCCTCAAATAATAAACGGtgaataataaacacatttcttcCTCCAAAAGTAGGCGTTTAAAAATAAGCAGCCGTAGCAATTCTGGAAAGAAAATGGTAATAAGACCGTAGAACTAATACCGTCAGGCCCATGTGTTGGGGAGACTGAAAACAAAGGTGAGCACAACACACGAGCATCCGCGCTTGTGACCACACTTTCGCAATTTTGCACACGACCACGGATCGAACGCAACATTGAAACCACCACACCGACACCGTGTCGGTTCGAGATCGGAGCCTTGTTGCCACCCACCAATCCCGGCCCGCGAGTGCGTTCACAAATCAAACAGGGTGGCATAAAAAGACTAATCGAATGCAAATATATATGTGATAGCCCATTTCTGCGCAATGTCTTGCGTAATGGTGCGGAACCGAATCAAACACTAACGGCGGCGGCGAAACAGAATTGGGTCTCTAGGTGTGACGGCCGCTTACCTTACAGCATCCTCCGGCGCCTCGTCCTCTGAGCATCGAAACACACAATAGCGGAATTCGGTGTTAATCCCACGCGGGACGGAAGTGGACAGGCACGCCGCTTCTGCCTTTGGCAgtattgtaattattacaacGATGATGACTGATTATTATTTAACGCATATTATTTCGCGTTTCATTGCAGCCTGGCCCAGCCCACCCGCCTGCCACGCCTGCCAGCCCCGCGTCCTCCGTGACTCTGGTGGAGGTGGGCGTCCAGGTTCGTTTCAGCGAGCCGGTTCTTCTGATTCGGCTCTCAATCGGATCGTTGTGATCGGAGTCTGTTATCATTGCACCTTAAAAACAGTTCTGTTTGGAAGCAATTTAGACATCGCAAAAAaggaaatcaaacaaaaaaaatcacataaattaTCTGCTTCCTGTCCATTATTAATTTTTGTGCATTCAGTTTTACCTGCGTGCTTGATTTACATCGTAAAACTCAATTGAATCTGAATCTAGAAAAGATAAATGACTCAATCGCTGAAACGAACCAATTCAG comes from Denticeps clupeoides chromosome 11, fDenClu1.1, whole genome shotgun sequence and encodes:
- the add2 gene encoding beta-adducin isoform X1, yielding MSTLPSPKDTPGLQSPTDVESVDPDTIQSPLHSTPSTGHKKRISSLLQSPSFREELDVLIQEQMKKGGSSSSLWALRQIADFMASQGSPAVLPVSPSTVAMVTPINDLHGWEPGSMVKGERLMRCKLASVHRLLDLYGWAQLNHTCLTMRVSKEQEHFLVLPDGLAYGEVTASSLVKVNILGEVVERGSTNLGIDLAGFSLHSAIYSTRPDVRCLLHLHTPATAAVSAMKCGLLPLSHEALLVGEVAYYDYYGVMEEEEDRVELQKSLGPTCKVLVLRNHGIVALGESVEEAFYTIYHIQAACQIQVSALCSAGGEQNLIMLDRATHRPNPTGTVGWAGSTFGPMHKSRLGEHEFEALMRTLDNLGYRTGYAYRFPVLLERSRTRREVEVPATVTAFNFEEEGVRSHPRLQPHSHRQQQEKTRWLNTPNMYQKVSQEEASPGHQRTTWQRTEEITQSSGTAIKIENPNQFVPLFTNPQEVLETRNKIREQNRQDMKSAGPQSQVLASVITDNSPPSPEKVDGPPPQPSTPEPEPPNPFNELTDKALDEYRKEVQRKQLGLVDETTKEAVQNGKEEDEKQQEELEKGMKALSTNDTSAPTAPPTAPPSKPAGVTPEGSPSKSPSKKKKKFKAPSFLKKSKKQKEKVET
- the add2 gene encoding beta-adducin isoform X2, which gives rise to MKKGGSSSSLWALRQIADFMASQGSPAVLPVSPSTVAMVTPINDLHGWEPGSMVKGERLMRCKLASVHRLLDLYGWAQLNHTCLTMRVSKEQEHFLVLPDGLAYGEVTASSLVKVNILGEVVERGSTNLGIDLAGFSLHSAIYSTRPDVRCLLHLHTPATAAVSAMKCGLLPLSHEALLVGEVAYYDYYGVMEEEEDRVELQKSLGPTCKVLVLRNHGIVALGESVEEAFYTIYHIQAACQIQVSALCSAGGEQNLIMLDRATHRPNPTGTVGWAGSTFGPMHKSRLGEHEFEALMRTLDNLGYRTGYAYRFPVLLERSRTRREVEVPATVTAFNFEEEGVRSHPRLQPHSHRQQQEKTRWLNTPNMYQKVSQEEASPGHQRTTWQRTEEITQSSGTAIKIENPNQFVPLFTNPQEVLETRNKIREQNRQDMKSAGPQSQVLASVITDNSPPSPEKVDGPPPQPSTPEPEPPNPFNELTDKALDEYRKEVQRKQLGLVDETTKEAVQNGKEEDEKQQEELEKGMKALSTNDTSAPTAPPTAPPSKPAGVTPEGSPSKSPSKKKKKFKAPSFLKKSKKQKEKVET
- the add2 gene encoding beta-adducin isoform X3, which translates into the protein MSTLPSPKDTPGLQSPTDVESVDPDTIQSPLHSTPSTGHKKRISSLLQSPSFREELDVLIQEQMKKGGSSSSLWALRQIADFMASQGSPAVLPVSPSTVAMVTPINDLHGWEPGSMVKGERLMRCKLASVHRLLDLYGWAQLNHTCLTMRVSKEQEHFLVLPDGLAYGEVTASSLVKVNILGEVVERGSTNLGIDLAGFSLHSAIYSTRPDVRCLLHLHTPATAAVSAMKCGLLPLSHEALLVGEVAYYDYYGVMEEEEDRVELQKSLGPTCKVLVLRNHGIVALGESVEEAFYTIYHIQAACQIQVSALCSAGGEQNLIMLDRATHRPNPTGTVGWAGSTFGPMHKSRLGEHEFEALMRTLDNLGYRTGYAYRFPVLLERSRTRREVEVPATVTAFNFEEEGVRSHPRLQPHSHRQQQEKTRWLNTPNMYQKVSQEEASPGHQRTTWQRTEEITQSSGTAIKIENPNQFVPLFTNPQEVLETRNKIREQNRQDMKSAGPQSQVLASVITDNSPPSPEKVDGPPPQPSTPEPEPPNPFNELTDKALDEYRKEVQRKQLGLVDGGEEVVNEVGTPPATSPTKAPTICNALTTETTKEAVQNGKEEDEKQQEELEKGMKALSTNDTSAPTAPPTAPPSKPAGVTPEGSPSKSPSKKKKKFKAPSFLKKSKKQKEKVET